agggaatgccacaaaacctgcccgctagcagagctgatggaaaggcattgcatctcgcaagggagaatgctctgcgagcctgtgggacCACAATATGAAACCCATTCACGATCACTTACTTTTGGTTTCTGGAAACCACGACAATGAGGATAATGATTGCCACAATGGCAAACATGATGAGGGCACCGACCACTCCACTGGTTAGGTTCTGTTTGAGAGAATCCTCTTCTGGTTGAGAGAAGAAGAAGAGGCGGAGTTAAGCAGTGCAAGCAAGAATTCACAACTGCCTTTTTGCAAGGGCACCTGGGAGGGTGTGCTCCTGTGGCACAGGCCCTGAGGCATAAACTGTGCCGAGCAAAGGATGCTGGCTATCCTATCTCCCTATTTttaaacatgcttgcaaactgcaggagctgagctctttgcagggcaattagcagctacgtATGCTGACTTTTGAGTAGGGCTTAAGGCTCTTGAGGttattagttacctgatctttccatcacctgtgttttcattggatgtGCAGCTTGGTACTACAcgtcccaccaaaaatcaggtcacaacccacaatttgggaacccctgacctAGTGAATTAAAAGCTATGGGGAGATTTGAGGTTCAGGCTCTTAACTCTTTCCTGGGGTCTTCGGACAATTGCCAATATCAGCCCCAGTTCAAGTGGCACCTTAAACCAATAGGATaattaaaagaaatgaaaaaattaaaagaaatgaaagGCATTGTCTCGACaattcaaaacacacacatggaAGTACCAGTGctaatcattttttttcctttttttggccaAGCAATTAGGAGAAAATAATAAACTTTTAACAGTTCAGCACTAAATTATTCTAATAGCAGTCATTTATCTCTCAAATTAAAGTTATTAAGGCAGCCACACTTAATAAACTCTCACTGACGCTTGCCTTCGGGCCAGATGCTGAGAGCTCTTTAGAGAATTGGGGAAGGATCATAAAACCTTCATTTTGAAGATACAATTGGGGCTTCTTTTTTCAGGGCCCCAGAATGTGCTTGCAACATCAGAGCTCAGCCCCAGGTGTTTGAGAAGCAGTCATGAAGAgtgtctctgaacatgtgcagattgTTGTTCTAAcagtgccaagtcagagtccaccCCACCATAtcttgggaggaggaaggcttccAGGTCACTGAAGCTTCTAAGTACTCCCAAGGACAACAGTTGACAACAGTTGTTTGGGGTAAATTGCCTTTCACCCCACAGCTAATCTGGGAGAACATtcacttcccctcccctttctttgttCCTGTTTATGTGAACTCAAAGCAGCCACGCAGAGTTTGATTTACTTGGGTGACATCAAGACAAGAGCGGAGAGCAGGGCTGGACAGTTCATGAAGCCACCTTGAGATACTTGTTTCTAGCAGTGAACAGGTCAAGGGTGCCTGCCTTCATCCACCTACccttctccttcctgctccctgaattcaaaagggaagaggggaatggagatgaagaggaagtatggaaaggagagtggtggtaTCTACACATAGAGTGCCTCTGAAGACGCTCTAGccctccactctcctcttcttGGGTCTACATATTCTCCTCTGCTCCACTCTTTCTCtttcattcctcttcctttctgaatgccAGAGGAGCAGCAAAGGTAGCAGTGGGAGAAGCATTTGGCACAAAACCTTTAGGTACTAAGAGGTCTTGGGCAGTTCCTGGCTGAGAGGAGGCCTACAGACATGCTGACTATATCTCCAGCTTTTTTGCAGTTCCAATAGCCATCAGCAAGACCAAAGGGAGACTTTCCCGCTGTCCTGAATAGTGGGGAAAGCTTGACCTGCTGACCTTAGCCAGCggtatccccatattgcaaaatGCTTCACCTGCTGGCTTCTGCAGATCAAGCTGTTTAAGGCACAGCAGCAGGGCAAGGCAATTTGGGggagtcagttggcaaccctacatgTGGTTAGTTGGAGCAGACTGCCTCCTGGAAAAGGACACCCAGATAGTGGACTGATGGGCACTCCAAAGACTTACTGAAATTAAACAAGAGGAAATTCATGGAAGTTTCCCCACTGGAACTGTTTCCCCTGCAGAGAATCGAGCGATGTCCATTCCAGGCTCCCTTCAAGTTCAGGGTGCTGGTGGCCTGGTCTGTCATATACCAGGAAGTGACCACCATCTCCTTGTCAGAAGAGTTTCCATCCACGGTCTCCCCATTCACCACCCACTGAATCTCGGGCCTAGGGTAAGAGCAGATGGAGCAGTTGCACCACAATCCGTcgtcctccctccagcagctggtGTTCGCCTGACTGCATACCTTTGGGCTGTCTGAAAAAGGGTAGAACAGAATGACCCTCCTACTCTGCAGCTGTTTCAGTTATTTAATTTCCATGTCATCATCATGTATTGCACTTTACCATAGAATACAGGTCTCTGCCCCCAAGGTGCTTGTAATCTATACAGAAGGGAAAtgacagaaggaggggagaagtggCAAGATAAATTGGTCAGGAGTATGCAATTGTTTCCTGTACATGTATTCAGGCTTCGTTGCCAGTAGAGAGGTGCTGGAGGCTTTGTGGAATGAGGGAGGTCATGAAAGGTGGGTCTTACGGAGGGATTcaaagggagagaggcaggggatATCTCAGGTGTGATCTGGCAGGGTGGCAAAGGAGAAGGGACAGAGCAGCAGGAGAACTTTGGGCAGCTGAGGATGGTGCAGCCAGCAGAATAAAGGATGCTGGATAGGGTGGCCCAGAGCAAGGCAGTCATGGTCAACTTTGAAGGGAAGGACCAGGAATAAGTGCTGGGTCCAGGAGTAGATGGGAAGCCAAGTTTAAAGAGGGACATGGTATGATCAGAGCAAGGAGAGAGGTGCATGATTTGGGTGGCAGAATGTTGAACGGTAGCGAGGGGCTGAGGTGGGACAGCTGGAGGCCCACATGGCTAGCACCTGACCCACTGCAGCCTGCAAAGGTTTGGGCCCAGCCTCCCAGCAGCCCATGTTCTCCTGGTGTCTGAGGCATCATGCCAATCACTGCCCCCCTCCATTCCTTGGGGTATGCCACTCTTttgttcctcctgctctctggactggaaaagtggGGAACAGAGTGGCagaaggaatgtggaggagaggggagtggtgggcCCCAGTATCTCCAACCCCAAGTCATGGGAGCAGATCCCAAGCTCATTTCACAGTGAAGCTGGATCTGCCTCAATAGACAGGATGTGCCACCCATAACCCTCTGGGTGGACCCACGCTAGTGATGCTTACATGCCATGTAGACTTGGAAAGTTGTCTCGCTGGAGCCCTCCGTGTTCTGTGCCCGGCAAGTGTATCCGCCCATGTCCTGCTGCTTCACACTAAGTGTCAGTGGATTCTCAGATGGAGACTGCTCGGGCTTGGAATGCGATCTGTGCACCCAAGTCACACCAGGCAAGGGGTTGCCCTCCGCTTCACAGCACAACTGGAGAGAATCACCTTCCTGTGCTTCAGTCTGGGAGAGACCTGTAAGGTTCTTTTCTCCTGCAAGATTCCAAAGGCACAATGAGAAGCTTGCAAATGTTGGCGTTGCCCCGGCCCACAATCCTCTGGGTGTCATCAAGCCCATTTTATAGATCATCAACTGAGGTGAGAGTGTGTGAGCCGCCCAAGGGCACACTACCAATCCACAACAGAGGTGGGAGTAGCTGAATGCAGGTCTGCCACACCTCCAGTGCAATGCTCCTGATGACACATCGCTCTTTGTTTCAAGTGGTTGTGGATTCAGGAGCTAGCAAATGGCCTGTGCAATTCTGTGGCTGTACACTGAAAACTTACCTCCACTTTTGTGTATCAGTTTCCCACTGATCCGTGGCCTTTGGGGTGGATCTGTAAAACAAGTAAAGACCTTATCAGTGATCCCTTCAGCAGAGTTTCAGCAGACTTTGGGGACTGGGTGACCAGACGtcataaccaccaaagaggacaagggaccctaaaatgtaggacatccaagaaaaatgacaCGACAAAATACAAGCTGAAAAGTCAtatttgatttcatgtggttaatttaaacactaattccttattaaatttaaaactatattgcatataatttattaattaaaagaagGTTAtgtactgcctgcaggggctgcttgcaggggaaaaaagggacatttaagttcttttccaggacacaaggctcaaaaagaggacacgtcctggaaaaagaggatgactGACCACCCTGGCAGAGAGTCTAAGCCAGGGCACACCAGGCCAGCTTCCTTCCAACCAGGTAGACTCTGCCACTTGCTCTCTCCCACCTCTGCCCTtctgctgcctctagtggctacagAAACCCGAGGGCAGCTGCTGTTTACGTGGTATGGGCATGGCCTTGCTTGATCAGAAGACAGCATTGGGCTTCCTTCATCCACTGGCTCCTGAGAGCCAAGAAACAGACAGCTATGGTGGGACACTCGGAATTCCTTTCAGGTGGCACAGGCTCTTTGGAAGACCATCACACCATGGAGAGGTCATGTCTTCCTGCACCCTTCAGGAATGCCTGATAAGGGCACAGAATGACTAGTGCCAGAAGTGCAGAATTCCAAGAGCCTGGCCTGGGTTTTTCAGCAGAACCAGACCCGGCTGTGCTGCTTTCAGTCAGTAACCCACTGCCGTCTCCTTCTTCTCCAGGGCAATGACAAACTAGGCCCCCAAAGCCAAACTGAGATCCACGGTTTTTTTAGCACCAGTATTTATGCCCTGCTTTTCCTACGTACACAGCAGGACACAGCGTTCTCTACTATGTATCCACAATATTAACAGTTCAACAAAGCAACAAACTAAAAGGACAGGAACATCAGGACAGACCAAAAGCAGCCTCAGATAAGAAGGTCTTCAGCTGGCGGCAAAAATAAGACACAGATGGGGCCAGGAGTCTCTCttgggcagggagttccactgcCTGGGTGCTACTGCAGAGAAAGCTCCCTACCAAAGCCCTCCCAACACACCTTTGACAGTAGAACATTCCAGATGACCTGAGAGTGCCAGCAGGTGCGTGTGGGTAAAAGGGGGTCATTTTGAAGCTCTCTGGGCCCAGGTCATtcaggactttaaaggtcatGACCAGCCCCATGAACGGAGCTTGGAAGGGACTGGGCAGTCCCTGCAGCTGGAGCATCAACAGCGGTGCTTAGTTTGATGGACCAGCCccactcagcagctgagaccagGCATTCTGGATGGACTGAAAGTCCCAGAAGCTCCTCAAGGAACACAGCACAGACATCCCATCTTTATGTCTTGCATTAAACCCTCCTAAGATTTGACCCGGATATTCCAGGCCGTTTATAAGAATCAATGATTGTGAACTAAGAATTGGAGAGTCAGTGATGGTTTTGCTCTTTTCCCACTGCAAGAGGGGAAGGGGTCTGGGGTCAATAGCCAGACTGGGGAGGGAAACTGACCTCTGATGAAAGGAGATGATCCATACCACTCACAACTGTTCTAAGCACCCAAGCTAGAATTTGTGTGCcgtcacattcccccccccccagcaaacacAGTTCAGAACCAGCTGCTCCAGATATTAAGATATTAAGCATTGGGAAACCTCCCAGCCAGGTTGTCCCCAAGAGGACAGGTGTCAGGAGGGATACAGGAAGCCACTCACACTTGACATTCAAATAGATCCGTTCCTCACAGATCACAGGACTAGCAGATTCTGAGCTGTAGGTGACTCTGCAGGTGAGGGTTTGGTTGTTGTCTGCTGCCGAGGGCGCAAAAGTGGACACTAAGCTCAATGTGTTAGTGCCATTCGACAAGATCCCAGATATATTTCTTGCAAATTCCCAGGAGATTTGGGGGGGCTTCCAAGGGCAACTCGCAGCTGTGCAGGTCAGGTTCACTGGCTGTCCTGCTCGCAGCTCTCCTGGTATCTGTATTTTTGGTTCCGGTTTTGCTGTGAAGAGAAGACCGGAGTCACCATACTGTGTCCTCACCCAACCCCATCTTCTCTTTCCACCAACCATACTTTGCCCCATTGGGTTGGAGGCACCAAGTTGGCTTTCCCATCCCAGAACAGAAGAATGGATCCAGTTCTCTGTCTCGTCTTCTCTTCCACCACCCCCCATACTTGATTTTAAGCTCACAGCAGATGCCAGCCATGACAACAGTTGGCTGTAGGTTGTGTGCAACTCTGACACCGTGCAAGATATTGCCTCCATGCGGGGTCCCCGGTTGCTACCCAGAGAGCCCCCTGTTAAAATCACCACCTGCCTTTAGCAAATAAGGTCACAGCAGCTTCTCCTGCCTGTTTTTCCTGggagtgtgtggggggtggggggggagcagaggtgggTACAGTACTTATTCTTTTAAAGAAAGGGGGTGACCATTCAATCACATGATTCCTTGGCTCCAACCCATGACAGTACAATCAGAGGAGCGCATGATATTTCCAAGCATGTAGACCTGATCAGATGACCGGGGGGAGGGGCTTCAACAGGCAGCAGGCATCCTTTCAGGCACTCACCTGTCACTGTCACAGATATTTTATTTGGGAAACTGtatctccctctccctttctctatTCTGAAGTAATATGCCTTTTGGTCGCTTTCTTGGGCGTCAGTGATGAAGAGGGAGCAGTTGCCTTCCTCCAGTTTGTCGGACAGACGGAAGCGGCCACGAGCATCCTGCGCTATCTCCTTGCTCCCATCACTAGTGGCAAATGCAGGATTCCATGCATGTTGCTTGCCAAACTCATACCAGTACCCATTCAGTGTGTCTGCGTTAGTGAAGAATGGATGTGAGTAGGTGAAACTGCAGGGGATGGCGACACAGAGCCCCTTCTGTACTGACACAGAATTAGGGGCATGCAGCTTCAATCCGTTGCACTGCACACCTGCACAAAGGAGAAGACAAAAGACTCAGCCACCCAGTGAGAGATTCCCATTCTTCAACCCACCGCACCCCCCATGACTGGGACAGATTGAGCAGAACAACCTTCCAGGGTGGGCTCCACCTTGTTCCCAGAGGTTggcccctcccagcctcctcctcaccctcccaaaGCTGGGACATGGAGATCAGTCCTAGGACCAAGGTGGCCAGGGGCTTGCCCATCTTCTTCTTGGGACTGCAGACACTCTTTAACTCTGACGTCAGCCACAGGATCctaggaaaggaggaggaaaagtaaGCAGTTAGAGGCGGACTCCCCAGAGGGCAACTGGGCTGCCAGACAGTGGCCAGCTTTGGTAAGGCTTTAGTGAGGGTCGCTGGGCCACATGCGTGCCAAAACCTGGGATTTCTATGGCAGGGCCTGACGTCACTagactgccaacccttgaaaatgGAGAGAAAAATCTAATGTCATGGTGGGGCTTGACCTTAAGGAGTCAGAGTCTCAAGATGCACCCGCTGCCATGCCCTAGATTAACCTTTAGCCAGCTGAGAAAGACAGCTGAAGAATCAGGGTGATTTGGGGCAAATCCACCAAATCGTTTTCAAGAGCGATTGCATTTTTGTCCCATTCATCTCATCTTTTCCAGGAgatgtttgctggtgtctcttttttgtccattttttaaaatcatctgGGACAGGGTTTTCATTTTTTCAGCTACGCAGAGCTCTTGGTAAACTCTTACTGAAAAGCAGTCCATACATGCACCGGTACTGGGGCTTGCCGAGGGCCCCTCAGGCTTCTCCCCCCCCAGTGCATTTGCaggccttttttgttgttgttgttcagtcgttaagtcatgtccgactcttcgtgaccccctGAActacagcacgccaggcccccctgtctaccactaacttccgcaGTGTGCCCAAATTCacgttcattgcctccatgacactatctaaccatctcatcctctgccatccccttctccttttgccttcagtttttcccagcatcagggtcttttctaaagagtccttccttctcatgagatgaccaagtCTAAAATTAGCCCTCATGTCCCCAGAGCTGACGTGACTGCAGGAACatcaccacctccttcccttcctcacaaggacttacagtggcccaaactctcctggagagtttgggaacctctgatataTATGATTAGAATG
This sequence is a window from Tiliqua scincoides isolate rTilSci1 chromosome 10, rTilSci1.hap2, whole genome shotgun sequence. Protein-coding genes within it:
- the LOC136661023 gene encoding sialic acid-binding Ig-like lectin 14; this translates as MTLRDKFPDNFGLLHCHSGKKTAKKARWYRDSKRVQTHALAIRNGILWLTSELKSVCSPKKKMGKPLATLVLGLISMSQLWEGVQCNGLKLHAPNSVSVQKGLCVAIPCSFTYSHPFFTNADTLNGYWYEFGKQHAWNPAFATSDGSKEIAQDARGRFRLSDKLEEGNCSLFITDAQESDQKAYYFRIEKGRGRYSFPNKISVTVTAKPEPKIQIPGELRAGQPVNLTCTAASCPWKPPQISWEFARNISGILSNGTNTLSLVSTFAPSAADNNQTLTCRVTYSSESASPVICEERIYLNVKYPPQRPRISGKLIHKSGGEKNLTGLSQTEAQEGDSLQLCCEAEGNPLPGVTWVHRSHSKPEQSPSENPLTLSVKQQDMGGYTCRAQNTEGSSETTFQVYMAYSPKVCSQANTSCWREDDGLWCNCSICSYPRPEIQWVVNGETVDGNSSDKEMVVTSWYMTDQATSTLNLKGAWNGHRSILCRGNSSSGETSMNFLLFNFKEDSLKQNLTSGVVGALIMFAIVAIIILIVVVSRNQKCRRTSKSTTDPELSPDRSMLVFNGNPSDVKGSNVTTPPNQKEAKGVPEEPKKPEKSPDECYADPQDLYYATVQFSGLKPVLEVTSEEGTTEYAEIRTS